In Limanda limanda chromosome 3, fLimLim1.1, whole genome shotgun sequence, the sequence GAGGAAGTGAGGGGTTCAGTCTCTGAAGGATCTCCCTGAGGAAACACCACGTAACACAACTTCTGGCCCACATAAGTGCATTTTTCTGCAAAACAAAGCCAACAGTAGGTGTTTTAAAAAGCCGGAGCAACTTCATATAATCTCAATATGTACTCTACAGTGTCACAGCAACTTACCGACTACCATGTGGATCCATTTGGGTTTGTTCCTCCAGTGAACCCCCACAAAGTACACAGGGACTCCGGTCAGCATGATGACCATGCCCAGGCCACACACCACCGGCTCAGAGTAGAGACTAAAGCACAGCAGCACTACCCAGAAAATCAGGTAGGTGATGGGGATCAACAGGTTCACCTGCACATAACAAAATCATAAACCCAGGATTTCACTCCAGTCACTGATTCATTCCATCCATTTCTCCATCTgagacacattattaaacatttgatacaaattacacatttgGAAACTCATACTTTTTCATATatacaattaacaatatatacatAGGACAAAATCATTCATAACTtcatatgtttattattttgaaaataatgtATGTGTTATTCTTCCTCTGTCAGAataccacacacaaacattatcaTGTAGTTTCCCTTTGAGACATTAGGGGGCACTCTAATATTCTCCACCGCCAATGTTGTCATTTACCAAAAGTAAATGACAAAagtaaatgacaaattaaagctATGTCTGACATAAATGTTATAACTCACAGTGATGACAGCTGTCAGTCTACACTCATATGTGGCCACAACAATCATAAATCACATAGACTTTTAGATGTTGAAACTAAAGAAAAATAGTCATTAGGAAAATTGAAGGGAAGGTAAGCTTAACGTTATTTATTCAGCTTTGAAATGTTCATGctgtttaatatatttttaactaCCACTGCCACTTATCAGTAAGGATCAATCCATAAATATGTGGCACAAGTCTTACAATTACAGACAATGAGTTGAGAGGTTAATATTGGAGCATTAGTTTTGGCTGAGTTTTGTTGTTTCAGTTACTTTGAAGTAAACTGTAGAGACTTATGACTTGATAGTTAGATAACAGTGTGTTTATTCTTACAGCTAAAATAAACGaaactctggacattttcctgcaattttccagaggggctgtttgtaagaatgcaaatgtctgaattCATTACTCCAGACATTTGTCACATGTAAAATTGGAAAGACGAGATTTGAGAGCACAGTTTCCCGAACCTTTTCTGGGATTCTTGTCTTGACAACGTCTTAAGTTacatcttgtttgtttcatcATGGTTATGTGTGTCATGGGTTAGTGTACCTTGATGGGTCTGAGTAGGTTGGGTCTCTTCTTGCGAAGGTAGAGGAGGCCGGCGATGGTTACCCCATAGGACAGATAGTTGATAAAGGACACATAGTTgatcaggttgtgtgtctctccaacACACAGGATGAATATTGTGGCAGCGCACTGTGGGACATGAACACAAGGATCAATAATATATTGAACCAATTTAAAAATCATACAAATTTGCATCATGGGGAAAATGGGGACTCTCTTTTCCCTTTTACTTTTGAAACAATAGACAAACCTGGCGGTACAGTACTTACACAGACCAGCAGGGCGGGGATGGGAGTGCAGTTCTTTAGGTGGATCATGGCCAGCAGATAGGGCAGATGACCCTCTCTGGCCCCTGAGAAGCACAATCTACAAACATACCCATTTGTGTTAAGAGGCGGCATACGCTCTACTGAGAGACATTGTAGGTGTTATTTTGAGCACATAAGGTAATTCAAACTATTTGGCATGTAGTTTGTTTGAAGAAACcaacgtgtgtatgtgtgttctaCCTGGAGGAGGTGAACAGATATCCATTGATTCCTCCAAAGGTGGACAGTGCTACCGAGATCGGCATCACCCAGGAAAACATCCCCAGAAGCTTTTCCCCGAATGTCTGGAACAACACAGTGACTAATGTATTATATCATTGAATTCTACAGATTGTTTGACCTATTCATTGATTTGTGATTCATTTCACGAGAGTTCTTGAGTGTACAGAGGAAATAGTTTTTACTTTTTCCTTATTAGATAGGACTCAacttgtttttacagtttgatgaaataaaaaagtcacaaaCTGACCTCATATTACCGTTTCACCAAATTTTCCTCTgagacataaataaataattatattgaCTTATTTACTGATTGAATAAATGGCTTGAGGCGCTGTCTCATGCGATGAATTTCAGCCTCAAGAGGCTCAACAGTTTCAGTGATTATATTTCCAGACAACTGCCAGTCTTGTTAAGCAGTAAATAAACTGGTATAAGCTCACCACTGCCACAGCATTGGAGGCCAGCAGCTCCTCAGGGGACATGGAGGAGAAGTAGGCAATGTTGGTCAAAGTGTACACCAGGGTCACCAGTGGGATGGAAATGTAGATGGCACGAGGCAGGTTTCTGATATTGAGAACAATAATGATATACTGTGAGTAAGCTTTGTGTAGGCTTTACAGGGCATTAAACAAGACattatgtaaaaatataaacaagaaaataattaatgaattaaaatgaCTATTATAGTTCTAGTATATAAAATGTTCCACAGTATAGACATAGATGTCTATTGTATACTAGCTCATATAAAATACTGAAGAGATATGAaaattctttgtgtgtgtgtgtgtgtgtgtgtgtgtgtgtgtgtgtgtgtgtgtctgtgtgtgtgtgtgtctgtgtgtgtctgtgtgtgtgtgccgtaCTTGCGTGGCTCCACAATCTCCTCTGTGACATAGTTGAGGAAATTCCAGCCGCTGT encodes:
- the slc7a10a gene encoding solute carrier family 7 member 10a, with amino-acid sequence MEDNESETEKREKDSSKSDRVTLKKEIGLLSACAIIIGNIIGSGIFISPKGVLEHAGSVGLSLIVWVCGGGICALGSMCYAELGVTIPKSGGDYSYVTEIFGGLVGFLLLWSAVLIMYPTTLAVIALTFSNYVLQPAFQDCLPPYIATRLLATICILFLTWVNCSSVRWATRIQDVFTVAKLLALVLIIVVGLVQICRGHYDHLRPSVAFEFRQDPSVGQIALAFLQASFAYSGWNFLNYVTEEIVEPRKNLPRAIYISIPLVTLVYTLTNIAYFSSMSPEELLASNAVAVTFGEKLLGMFSWVMPISVALSTFGGINGYLFTSSRLCFSGAREGHLPYLLAMIHLKNCTPIPALLVCCAATIFILCVGETHNLINYVSFINYLSYGVTIAGLLYLRKKRPNLLRPIKVNLLIPITYLIFWVVLLCFSLYSEPVVCGLGMVIMLTGVPVYFVGVHWRNKPKWIHMVVEKCTYVGQKLCYVVFPQGDPSETEPLTSSKATD